TTGTATAAAGCTTTTAGCTGTGGGTGTTTCCACCCCAAACATTAATGGCATCCGGCACACTGCGGTCATGGAATATCGCTCTAGCATCCCTGCTTCAGCCAAAACTTTTTGCTCACCGTAAATATTTACAGGAGATACAGAATCTGTTTCCTGATAGGGAGCATTTAAGCCATCAAAAACTAAGTCGGTGGAGGTAAAAACACAAGGAATGGAATTATCAGCGCAAAGTCCAGCAATATTGCATGATGCGATGACATTAATCAGGTGTGATTCTGCTGGATGAGTTTGACAAAAATTTGGTTGTGATTGTGCTGCGGTATGAATAACTGCTGCTGGTTTCACATCATTAAATATGCGTTTTAATTCCTGAAAATCTGTTAAATCCACCTTTAACATTTGAATGCCAGGAATTTCTAAAAAATGGGATAAATAAGTCCCATAAATTTCCCATTCTTGTTTTGCGAGCTGGCAAATGTGCCATCCTAAAAAACCAGTGGCTCCAGTAATTAATAACTTTTTCATCTCTAGTCAGAACTTGTTTAAGACATAGATAAGTTAGAAAATATTAAATCTATTACACGAATTTATTTAATTATGAATCAATCTATGGGCGTTTATTGTAGTAATTCCTGAAACTGCTTATCACTACGTACTTTCTTAAAATCTGGGTCAGTTTTTGCTAATTTCTTATACTTATCAGGAACAAGCTTGATTGCTTTATTTAAGTTCTCAATTGCTAACTCTACATTGCTCTGTAAAGCATAAGAGCAAGCTTTGTTGTAATATGCTTCGTGTTTATCTGGCTTGATAGCGATCGCTTGATCATAAGATGCAATAGCATCTTGGAAGCGTTGCAACTTCGTGAGGGCAATACCTCGATTAATCAAAGCTTCATACTTATTGGGTTTGAGAGCAAGCGCTTTATTGTAGGATGCAATGGCATCTTTGTAGCGTTGCAAAGATGTTAAAGAATTGCCACGGTTATACCAAGCTTCATCTTTACCAGAATTTATAGCGATCGCTCGATCATAAGACGCAACAGCATCGTTGTAGCGTTGCATAGAAGTTAAAGCATTACCCCGATTAATCCAATATTCAGGACTGTCTGCTTTAATTGCGATCGCTTTATCGTATGCTTTTATCGCATCTTCATAGCGTTGTGTATCTAACAAGTTATTACCTTGATGAAAGAAAGCTTCTGCCTTTTGGCTAGCTTTAGCTTCTATGAGAAGCTGGGCTACATTACTTTCTTGTACAACTTGTCTGGTATTTTCTGTTATGGAGTTTGCCCCATCACCACATCCAAATGCGAAGAAAATAATTAAGTTAGATGCAACGAAGCAGCGTAGAAAGACCATGTTCCACAAAACTTATAATGTAATGCTAGAATCTGTTCTAATGTTAAATTTGTGTCTAAACACAGTAATTTTTAACATTTATTCTTTGGGATTTAGCCAGCAAACTTTGCTAATTATGCATAAATTTGTTGGAGTATAAAGCACTGCTCATCGTAGCATATTAGATACATATAAAGCAATTACTTTGCTCAGAGATTATTTTCTAATCTCTAGCAATGACTTTCGGCTGTACATCAAAAATACAGAAAAATAATGTGTTTGAGCAAGCAGAAACAAACTAAACCAAAGACATCATAATACTAAGCCGTGAGGCATTTAATTTTATCATGTTGGCGAAGGAGGGGAGAGTGGTAGAGAGTTTGACGGTTTTTACCAAAGCTACAAATGTGCAAACTCTAAAAACGATAGCTTAAAGCCTGCAATTCTGGACAAACTGATGTGCAGAAGAGTTAGGACTTAAGCAAGTGTTATATTTTTTTCTAAAGGTTGTCCAGCATCAACACTCCAAAACCCTTAACTTTTGGCCCTTGATTCTTGTCCCCTATAAAAGATATGTCTGCCAGTTGCGTCAGTTCTCATAGTAAGCAGTTAACATAAAACAGCTGTAGAACTGAATCTGCTGGGGCAAAATAGAAAGCATGACAATTAAACCTAACCCCCCCAATCTACCAACCCCAGAAACCTCCCCCGAAAGCGATTTACAGCAAGATGACTTTGACGGTGGTACAGGTGAGAAAAACCTAACTTCAGAAGCTTTAGCTGCACAACAAGCCTTAGCTGCAATTTCGTCTTTGCAATCTTCGCAAAATACAACTGCCCTACAACAAGCCCATTCCAGCTTCAAGCCAGTCAGTACAATTCAATTCACAGTTAAACCAAGGGCATTGTTAATTACTCTAATAGCGATCGCCATAACTTTTATTGGATTTGTCCTAGATAACTGGATCATCGGCATCTTGGGAACATTTATAACTTTAGTGTTATCTCTAGCGATGCTATTGCCTTGGTTGCAATTTGTAGTCAAAGAATGGTTTTCACCCCAAGATAGAACACTGTTTGTTGCTTTTGTAGGACTAATTGTAGCCATAATTGGCTTTATAAAATTTTCTGGTCTGGGCTACCGCTTATTTCTTTGGGGACGCACAATACAATGGGATGCTGCTGGAACTTTAGCAGAATGGTTTGGTGCTTTGGGGCAAATTCTCATCGCCATCATCGCTGTTTACGTAGCGTGGCGACAATACGTAATTTCCAAAGATTTGACTATTCAGCAAAATCTGCTGACAGTCCAGCAAAATATTATCACCCAACAGCAGACGATTGATTCTTATTTTCAAGGCGTCTCAGATTTGGTATTAGATGAAGAAGGATTATTAGAAGATTGGCCTCAAGAAAGAGCGATCGCTGAAGGACGAACTGCGGCAATTTTTAGTAGTGTAGATAGAACAGGCAAAGCGAAAATTCTCCGCTTTCTCTCACGTTCTAAGTTACTAACACCCCTAAAACGCGATCGCCGATTAGGTCGAGCTATTTTTAATGGTAATGGCGGTTATGAAGAAGACCGCCTAGAAGGTGTGCGCGTCATCGATTTGGGTGTAATGCTAGCCGCAGCAGACCTTTCGGGTACTGATTTACGTTGGACTGATCTTAGCGAAGCTAATCTTGTCCGCGGTAATCTCAGTGGTTGTGACTTGGTAAAAGCCAACCTCGCTCGCACAATTTTATACGATGCCAATCTCAGCGGTGCTGACCTGAACGGGGCTAGATTATTCTATGGCATAGTAGAAACGGCATCACCCCGCAGTCGCACGCAACCACCAGACTATGATACTGGCGAACACACTGGCGCTGTGGTAGAAAATGCCGATTTCACCA
This region of Nostoc sp. UHCC 0302 genomic DNA includes:
- a CDS encoding NAD(P)-dependent oxidoreductase, coding for MKKLLITGATGFLGWHICQLAKQEWEIYGTYLSHFLEIPGIQMLKVDLTDFQELKRIFNDVKPAAVIHTAAQSQPNFCQTHPAESHLINVIASCNIAGLCADNSIPCVFTSTDLVFDGLNAPYQETDSVSPVNIYGEQKVLAEAGMLERYSMTAVCRMPLMFGVETPTAKSFIQPFIQTLKEGKELSLFIDEFRTPVSGTTAAKGLLLALEKVNGIIHLGGRERISRYDFGQLLVEVFQLPAVGLKSCRQQDVKMAAPRPSDVSLDSSKAFALGYQPLSLREELQQLVNNQLLT
- a CDS encoding tetratricopeptide repeat protein produces the protein MVFLRCFVASNLIIFFAFGCGDGANSITENTRQVVQESNVAQLLIEAKASQKAEAFFHQGNNLLDTQRYEDAIKAYDKAIAIKADSPEYWINRGNALTSMQRYNDAVASYDRAIAINSGKDEAWYNRGNSLTSLQRYKDAIASYNKALALKPNKYEALINRGIALTKLQRFQDAIASYDQAIAIKPDKHEAYYNKACSYALQSNVELAIENLNKAIKLVPDKYKKLAKTDPDFKKVRSDKQFQELLQ
- a CDS encoding pentapeptide repeat-containing protein; this encodes MTIKPNPPNLPTPETSPESDLQQDDFDGGTGEKNLTSEALAAQQALAAISSLQSSQNTTALQQAHSSFKPVSTIQFTVKPRALLITLIAIAITFIGFVLDNWIIGILGTFITLVLSLAMLLPWLQFVVKEWFSPQDRTLFVAFVGLIVAIIGFIKFSGLGYRLFLWGRTIQWDAAGTLAEWFGALGQILIAIIAVYVAWRQYVISKDLTIQQNLLTVQQNIITQQQTIDSYFQGVSDLVLDEEGLLEDWPQERAIAEGRTAAIFSSVDRTGKAKILRFLSRSKLLTPLKRDRRLGRAIFNGNGGYEEDRLEGVRVIDLGVMLAAADLSGTDLRWTDLSEANLVRGNLSGCDLVKANLARTILYDANLSGADLNGARLFYGIVETASPRSRTQPPDYDTGEHTGAVVENADFTNVQRMSESVRYYCCAWGGEQTRGTIPDGCEGIPNLLGR